In the genome of Pempheris klunzingeri isolate RE-2024b chromosome 3, fPemKlu1.hap1, whole genome shotgun sequence, one region contains:
- the LOC139225668 gene encoding E3 ubiquitin-protein ligase RBBP6-like isoform X3 has translation MSCVHYKFSSKLDYNTVTFDGLHITLNELKRQIMGRERLKATDCDLQITNAQTREEYTDDEAHIPKHSSVIVRRTPLGGVKPAGRTFIVDRSDTAVVGSSRPTDSSPSMSLAQLAKTANLVDANASEEDKIKAMMSQSNHEYDPIHYSKKAVGPPPAHYTCFRCGKAGHYIRQCPLLMVQDKSVEGPKPVRISKGIPQSFMVKAEPGTKGAMLTSTGEYAIPAIDAEAYAQGKKERPPFVPHDQSSSEDDSDPIPDELLCPICNDLMTDAVVIPCCGNSYCDDCIRTALLDSEEHICFTCKQSDVSPDNLIANKFLRQAVNNFKNETGYTKRVRKQVQNAAPPPPRPQLVRPLHSRQQDPLLANVTHHSSSVPATAPQAQVPPPGPAAAASAATAAAPTPPHAAAVEGQDASPPPAPVVDHHSPMHSTSQGEPPPPGETDPEPAGTPDSSGTSEGGSQNYHLSVVGHPPPPRPPHQSGHQSRPHHSHRGGSRHWERSFRGRGEHTSSHLQTAPPPGPAPPVYQAPSLYPPPPQPYPPPYGSGLIPPPTLSYQPQPVYAPGPPVLNPPWVAPGSQPPLVPLPPSLPQPPLSKEDFYRQRHHRQDNVTSKLDEFTKDFHKELMKYRNAPKRRRPSYSRSRSYSRSPFSRSPYSRSRSRSRSRSRSRSRSYSYSPSRSRSRSRSHGRSYPRSPYSRRNGRSYGRSRTRSRSRSRSYGYRRSGSPRSPPSYRPGGWEGAEGAGPYRSRSRSRSPGGYRSRSPGGRKPPPRELPPYDLKGPSPGGHERWERERYRQWEKEYADWYNKYYKDYDSQHPPLHHRGRGSRDRERDRMSPLSRDYSPQGRGRRGREDRAAPPHHPPSSSSSATKSSTKVLKTKKVKKRKTGEEPEPSHQSVDRGDATPVRDEPMDEIPSLIKTSPISSKPPVGGGTTKAPASKSTAATVKSSTKSTSRPQSDKTKKEKGQKVKPKVKTEVGKAKSDKVKKKTGEVVVTKKKDSSSSSSSSVAKPLKTIKGKPEDNPNSTTPKKEKGKSSTVRPALRQTPPLPSQSLPQHHPSLHDGPRPGHDIRGRRDLPQSGGLLPLPHQHGPPLLPRPPSPVDSRRRMGDEGRSLLGPPPGKLRRIDGLGGGGDVMSHSHMSHQPPLHRVPTSSDRPGLLPLLGNREMGRGDAERGSIRPLMDFQMKPLAQRRIKLNRDLGRKGSTETSSSDRVPSGPEKTPSTSDRSGASEGDRPSSTADNAARKERSASAERGVSKERPGSAGERLQGSDREQSRSSGLDRERERERASGSDRDRDRGMASDRERDRVSSSGSQRVAVTVERDAEGERSVRTDRKNTSGGSAGGRSVSLDKLTIAEKSAVTKRVADHQEKPSISSKERGEGSDRAAKSDRSVSKDRTERSVPSGEKPAAANREAVKDGAESAVKSKPRISRKALSSHTASSTR, from the exons ATGTCGTGTGTTCACTATAAGTTTTCTTCCAAACTGGACTACAACACAGTCACTTTCGATGGGCTGCATATCACCCTCAACGAGCTTAAAAGGCAGATTATGGGCCGAGAGCGCCTCAAGGCCACAGACTGCGACCTGCAGATCACCAATGCGCAGACGCGAGAAG AATATACAGATGATGAAGCCCACATCCCGAAACACTCGTCCGTGATCGTCCGCCGCACTCCACTTGGTGGAGTAAAACCTGCTGGCAGGACGTTCATTGT agaTCGTTCTGACACAGCTGTGGTGGGATCATCTAGACCC ACTGATTCTTCTCCTTCTATGTCACTTGCCCAACTCGCTAAG ACTGCTAACCTGGTTGACGCAAATGCATCGGAGGAGGACAAGATTAAAGCCATGATGTCTCAGTCCAATCATGAATATGACCCGATACA TTACTCCAAGAAGGCAGTTGGACCCCCACCTGCTCACTATACCTGCTTTCGGTGTGGAAAGGCCGGTCATTATATTCGGCAATGCCCCCTGCTGATG GTCCAGGATAAGAGTGTGGAGGGACCCAAGCCAGTAAGGATTAGTAAGGGCATTCCTCAGAGCTTCATGGTAAAAGCAGAGCCAGGCACCAAAGGAGCCATGTTAACCAGCACTGGAGAATACGCTATACCTGCCATAGATGC gGAGGCGTATGCGCAAGGAAAGAAGGAGCGCCCTCCGTTTGTTCCACATGACCAGTCATCATCTGAGGATGATTCAGACCCAAtccctgatgaactcctgtgtCCGATCTGCAACGACCTGATGACTGATGCCGTAGTTATTCCCTGCTGTGGAAACAGTTACTGCGATGACT GTATCAGGACTGCCTTGTTGGACTCAGAGGAGCACATCTGCTTCACATGCAAACAGTCAGATGTTTCACCTGATAATCTCATTGCCAACAAGTTTCTTCGACAG GCTGTGAACAACTTTAAGAATGAGACAGGATACACCAAACGTGTGCGCAAGCAGGTCCAAAATGCAGCCCCGCCTCCACCGCGCCCTCAGTTGGTCAGACCTCTGCACTCAAGGCAGCAGGACCCACTGCTAGCCAATGTCACTCACCATTCTTCAAGTGTACCTGCCACTGCCCCTCAAGCACAGGTCCCACCccctggacctgctgctgctgcttctgctgctactgctgccgctcccactcctcctcatgctgctgctgtagaaGGACAGGATGCCTCACCTCCCCCTGCACCTGTCGTTGACCACCATTCTCCTATGCACTCCACCAGCCAGGGTGAACCACCCCCACCTGG TGAGACAGATCCAGAACCTGCTGGGACACCAGATTCATCAGGAACCTCAGAGGGTGGATCACAA AACTACCATTTATCTGTTGTTGGCCATCCACCACCTCCAAGGCCGCCTCATCAATCAG GTCACCAGTCACGGCCCCACCACTctcacagaggaggaagcagacaCTGGGAGAG GTCTTTCAGAGGTAGAGGAGAGCAcacctcctctcacctccagACGGCTCCACCTCCTGGACCTGCACCTCCAGTGTACCAAGCTCCATCCCTTTACCCACCCCCCCCACAACCCTACCCCCCTCCGTACGGCTCTGGCCTGATCCCTCCGCCTACCCTCAGTTACCAACCCCAGCCTGTTTATGCCCCTGGACCACCAGTGCTCAACCCTCCGTGGGTTGCCCCTGGTTCCCAGCCCCCTCTTGTCCCtcttccaccctccctccctcagccgCCCCTCTCTAAGGAAGATTTCTACAGACAGCGTCACCACCGACAGGACAa TGTTACATCCAAACTTGATGAATTTACTAAAGACTTCCACAAAGAGCTTATGAAGTACAGAAATGCACCAAAGAGACGAAGACCATCTTATTCAAG GTCTCGATCATACAGTCGTTCTCCATTCAGCCGTTCTCCCTACTCTCGCTCTAGATCCAGATCAAGATCTAGATCCAGATCAAGATCCAGGTCTTACTCTTATTCTCCAAGTCGATCCCGCTCCCGTTCGCGCTCCCATGGCCGGTCTTATCCCCGCTCCCCTTATTCTAGACGCAATGGACGCAGTTATGGACGGTCACGGACAAGGTCCCGCTCTCGTTCAAGGTCTTATGGGTATCGGCGCTCTGGCTCACCACGGTCTCCTCCCTCCTACCGGCCAGGAGGCTGGGAGGGAGCAGAAGGAGCAGGGCCCTACAGATCTAGGTCAAGGTCTCGCTCCCCTGGTGGCTACCGAAGTCGTAGCCCTGGTGGACGCAAGCCACCTCCTCGGGAGCTACCACCGTATGACCTGAAGGGTCCGAGTCCTGGAGGCCATGAGCGCTGGGAAAGAGAAAGGTATCGCCAGTGGGAGAAGGAGTACGCAGACTGGTACAACAAATATTACAAAGACTATGACAGTCAACATCCCCCCCTGCATCACAGGGGTCGTGGTagcagagacagggagagggacagaatGTCCCCGCTGTCTAGAGATTACTCCCcacaggggagaggaagaagagggagagaagacagagctgctccacctcaccatcctccatcatcatcttcatcagcaaCCAAGTCGAGCACTAAAGTCCtgaagacaaagaaagtgaaaaagaggaagacTGGCGAGGAACCAGAGCCGTCGCACCAGTCAGTGGACCGAGGTGATGCTACCCCTGTCAGAGATGAACCAATGGACGAAATCCCTTCACTGATTAAAACTTCTCCCATCTCCTCAAAACCTCCAGTTGGCGGTGGAACCACTAAAGCTCCAGCATCTAAAAGCACTGCAGCAACCGTTAAATCCTCAACCAAGTCAACATCAAGGCCTCAGTCTGATAAGACCAAGAAAGAGAAGGGTCAGAAGGTAAAACCTAAAGTTAAGACAGAGGTTGGAAAGGCAAAGAGTGACAAGGTGAAGAAAAAGACTGGAGAAGTAGTGGTGACCAAAAAGAAAgactcctcatcctcttcctcctcctctgttgcgAAACCATTAAAGACCATTAAAGGCAAACCAGAAGATAACCCCAACTCAACTACCCCTAAAAAGGAAAAGGGTAAAAGCTCTACAGTGAGGCCTGCCCTGCGTCAGACCCCTCCACTGCCCTCCCAGAGCCTTCCTCAACATCATCCCTCTCTTCACGACGGCCCTCGACCTGGCCACGACATCCGGGGGAGAAGAGACCTTCCACAGTCTGGTggtcttctccctctcccccatcAACATGGACCTCCACTCCTCCCCCGACCTCCTTCCCCAGTGGACAGTCGGAGGAGGATGGGAGACGAGGGCCGCTCTTTACTCGGACCTCCTCCAGGAAAGCTGAGGAGAATAGACGGGCTTGGCGGAGGAGGTGATGTCATGTCCCATTCACACATGTCTCATCAGCCCCCGCTCCACAGAGTCCCAACCTCCTCAGACAGGCCTGGCCTTCTTCCTCTACTAGGGAACCGTGAGATGGGCCGGGGAGACGCAGAACGAGGATCCATCAGACCTCTAATGGACTTTCAG ATGAAGCCACTGGCCCAGAGGAGGATCAAGTTGAACAGAGATCTCGGGAGAAAAGGCAGCACTGAGACATCATCCTCCGACAGAGTGCCGTCGGGTCCTGAGAAGACTCCCTCCACCTCAGACCGATCAGGTGCTTCTGAAGGGGACCGacccagcagcacagcagataATGCTGCAAGAAAAGAGCGGTCAGCATCTGCTGAGAGGGGAGTCTCAAAAGAGAGACCAGGAAGTGCTGGAGAGAGACTGCAGGGCTCAGatagagagcagagcagaagcTCGGGACTGGACAGGGAACGAGAACGAGAACGAGCTTCGGGATCAGACCGAGACAGAGACCGAGGCATGGCGTCTGACAGAGAGCGGGACAGGGTGTCTTCGTCAGGCTCACAGAGAGTGGCAGTTACAGTGGAGAGAGATGCAGAAGGAGAGAGGTCGGTGAGGACAGATCGAAAGAACACCAGTGGTGGAAGTGCAGGGGGGAGGTCTGTCTCTCTGGATAAATTGACCATCGCAGAGAAATCAGCTGTCACCAAGAGAGTAGCAGACCATCAGGAGAAACCAAGCATATCCTCtaaggagagaggggaggggtcAGACCGAGCTGCCAAATCTGACAG GAGTGTGTCCAAGGACAGAACAGAGAGGAGTGTCCCCTCAGGAGAGAAACCAGCTGCTGCTAACAGAGAAG cagtGAAGGATGGTGCAGAGTCTGCTGTGAAGAGCAAACCCAGGATCAGCCGTAAAGCGTTGTCGAGCCACACTGCGAGCTCCACGAGGTGA
- the LOC139225668 gene encoding E3 ubiquitin-protein ligase RBBP6-like isoform X1, whose translation MSCVHYKFSSKLDYNTVTFDGLHITLNELKRQIMGRERLKATDCDLQITNAQTREEYTDDEAHIPKHSSVIVRRTPLGGVKPAGRTFIVDRSDTAVVGSSRPTDSSPSMSLAQLAKTANLVDANASEEDKIKAMMSQSNHEYDPIHYSKKAVGPPPAHYTCFRCGKAGHYIRQCPLLMVQDKSVEGPKPVRISKGIPQSFMVKAEPGTKGAMLTSTGEYAIPAIDAEAYAQGKKERPPFVPHDQSSSEDDSDPIPDELLCPICNDLMTDAVVIPCCGNSYCDDCIRTALLDSEEHICFTCKQSDVSPDNLIANKFLRQAVNNFKNETGYTKRVRKQVQNAAPPPPRPQLVRPLHSRQQDPLLANVTHHSSSVPATAPQAQVPPPGPAAAASAATAAAPTPPHAAAVEGQDASPPPAPVVDHHSPMHSTSQGEPPPPGETDPEPAGTPDSSGTSEGGSQNYHLSVVGHPPPPRPPHQSGHQSRPHHSHRGGSRHWERSFRGRGEHTSSHLQTAPPPGPAPPVYQAPSLYPPPPQPYPPPYGSGLIPPPTLSYQPQPVYAPGPPVLNPPWVAPGSQPPLVPLPPSLPQPPLSKEDFYRQRHHRQDNVTSKLDEFTKDFHKELMKYRNAPKRRRPSYSRSRSYSRSPFSRSPYSRSRSRSRSRSRSRSRSYSYSPSRSRSRSRSHGRSYPRSPYSRRNGRSYGRSRTRSRSRSRSYGYRRSGSPRSPPSYRPGGWEGAEGAGPYRSRSRSRSPGGYRSRSPGGRKPPPRELPPYDLKGPSPGGHERWERERYRQWEKEYADWYNKYYKDYDSQHPPLHHRGRGSRDRERDRMSPLSRDYSPQGRGRRGREDRAAPPHHPPSSSSSATKSSTKVLKTKKVKKRKTGEEPEPSHQSVDRGDATPVRDEPMDEIPSLIKTSPISSKPPVGGGTTKAPASKSTAATVKSSTKSTSRPQSDKTKKEKGQKVKPKVKTEVGKAKSDKVKKKTGEVVVTKKKDSSSSSSSSVAKPLKTIKGKPEDNPNSTTPKKEKGKSSTVRPALRQTPPLPSQSLPQHHPSLHDGPRPGHDIRGRRDLPQSGGLLPLPHQHGPPLLPRPPSPVDSRRRMGDEGRSLLGPPPGKLRRIDGLGGGGDVMSHSHMSHQPPLHRVPTSSDRPGLLPLLGNREMGRGDAERGSIRPLMDFQMKPLAQRRIKLNRDLGRKGSTETSSSDRVPSGPEKTPSTSDRSGASEGDRPSSTADNAARKERSASAERGVSKERPGSAGERLQGSDREQSRSSGLDRERERERASGSDRDRDRGMASDRERDRVSSSGSQRVAVTVERDAEGERSVRTDRKNTSGGSAGGRSVSLDKLTIAEKSAVTKRVADHQEKPSISSKERGEGSDRAAKSDRSVSKDRTERSVPSGEKPAAANREAVKDGAESAVKSKPRISRKALSSHTASSTRSTQETKRDSDKDHKSTSSKPAEQPPSSPVNSRGRSPSISPPHSPAREEPLIQPPPRSKWEREDDEEGQENGLNAPKEPSPVPQRGRGREVQTEAPKPVRSEGRDASREERRGVVREEKKGRALREEGKSGRTAQTNSDKPTKTKITREEGRGVREEGRSAREEGRGGGREDGRGVTGKEERGAEGRGGGGREESRGPEPRRQRLCSDLGRETDEAAFVPDYSEGEGSEPERGRSGSASPSLSQASGSPTPSNHSGSGTTTTTVDKKKKKHKKHKKHKKHKKHGSQDKEGEHKEHKHKHKKKKHKKNKDKDAEEEEQKMEKAEERAPC comes from the exons ATGTCGTGTGTTCACTATAAGTTTTCTTCCAAACTGGACTACAACACAGTCACTTTCGATGGGCTGCATATCACCCTCAACGAGCTTAAAAGGCAGATTATGGGCCGAGAGCGCCTCAAGGCCACAGACTGCGACCTGCAGATCACCAATGCGCAGACGCGAGAAG AATATACAGATGATGAAGCCCACATCCCGAAACACTCGTCCGTGATCGTCCGCCGCACTCCACTTGGTGGAGTAAAACCTGCTGGCAGGACGTTCATTGT agaTCGTTCTGACACAGCTGTGGTGGGATCATCTAGACCC ACTGATTCTTCTCCTTCTATGTCACTTGCCCAACTCGCTAAG ACTGCTAACCTGGTTGACGCAAATGCATCGGAGGAGGACAAGATTAAAGCCATGATGTCTCAGTCCAATCATGAATATGACCCGATACA TTACTCCAAGAAGGCAGTTGGACCCCCACCTGCTCACTATACCTGCTTTCGGTGTGGAAAGGCCGGTCATTATATTCGGCAATGCCCCCTGCTGATG GTCCAGGATAAGAGTGTGGAGGGACCCAAGCCAGTAAGGATTAGTAAGGGCATTCCTCAGAGCTTCATGGTAAAAGCAGAGCCAGGCACCAAAGGAGCCATGTTAACCAGCACTGGAGAATACGCTATACCTGCCATAGATGC gGAGGCGTATGCGCAAGGAAAGAAGGAGCGCCCTCCGTTTGTTCCACATGACCAGTCATCATCTGAGGATGATTCAGACCCAAtccctgatgaactcctgtgtCCGATCTGCAACGACCTGATGACTGATGCCGTAGTTATTCCCTGCTGTGGAAACAGTTACTGCGATGACT GTATCAGGACTGCCTTGTTGGACTCAGAGGAGCACATCTGCTTCACATGCAAACAGTCAGATGTTTCACCTGATAATCTCATTGCCAACAAGTTTCTTCGACAG GCTGTGAACAACTTTAAGAATGAGACAGGATACACCAAACGTGTGCGCAAGCAGGTCCAAAATGCAGCCCCGCCTCCACCGCGCCCTCAGTTGGTCAGACCTCTGCACTCAAGGCAGCAGGACCCACTGCTAGCCAATGTCACTCACCATTCTTCAAGTGTACCTGCCACTGCCCCTCAAGCACAGGTCCCACCccctggacctgctgctgctgcttctgctgctactgctgccgctcccactcctcctcatgctgctgctgtagaaGGACAGGATGCCTCACCTCCCCCTGCACCTGTCGTTGACCACCATTCTCCTATGCACTCCACCAGCCAGGGTGAACCACCCCCACCTGG TGAGACAGATCCAGAACCTGCTGGGACACCAGATTCATCAGGAACCTCAGAGGGTGGATCACAA AACTACCATTTATCTGTTGTTGGCCATCCACCACCTCCAAGGCCGCCTCATCAATCAG GTCACCAGTCACGGCCCCACCACTctcacagaggaggaagcagacaCTGGGAGAG GTCTTTCAGAGGTAGAGGAGAGCAcacctcctctcacctccagACGGCTCCACCTCCTGGACCTGCACCTCCAGTGTACCAAGCTCCATCCCTTTACCCACCCCCCCCACAACCCTACCCCCCTCCGTACGGCTCTGGCCTGATCCCTCCGCCTACCCTCAGTTACCAACCCCAGCCTGTTTATGCCCCTGGACCACCAGTGCTCAACCCTCCGTGGGTTGCCCCTGGTTCCCAGCCCCCTCTTGTCCCtcttccaccctccctccctcagccgCCCCTCTCTAAGGAAGATTTCTACAGACAGCGTCACCACCGACAGGACAa TGTTACATCCAAACTTGATGAATTTACTAAAGACTTCCACAAAGAGCTTATGAAGTACAGAAATGCACCAAAGAGACGAAGACCATCTTATTCAAG GTCTCGATCATACAGTCGTTCTCCATTCAGCCGTTCTCCCTACTCTCGCTCTAGATCCAGATCAAGATCTAGATCCAGATCAAGATCCAGGTCTTACTCTTATTCTCCAAGTCGATCCCGCTCCCGTTCGCGCTCCCATGGCCGGTCTTATCCCCGCTCCCCTTATTCTAGACGCAATGGACGCAGTTATGGACGGTCACGGACAAGGTCCCGCTCTCGTTCAAGGTCTTATGGGTATCGGCGCTCTGGCTCACCACGGTCTCCTCCCTCCTACCGGCCAGGAGGCTGGGAGGGAGCAGAAGGAGCAGGGCCCTACAGATCTAGGTCAAGGTCTCGCTCCCCTGGTGGCTACCGAAGTCGTAGCCCTGGTGGACGCAAGCCACCTCCTCGGGAGCTACCACCGTATGACCTGAAGGGTCCGAGTCCTGGAGGCCATGAGCGCTGGGAAAGAGAAAGGTATCGCCAGTGGGAGAAGGAGTACGCAGACTGGTACAACAAATATTACAAAGACTATGACAGTCAACATCCCCCCCTGCATCACAGGGGTCGTGGTagcagagacagggagagggacagaatGTCCCCGCTGTCTAGAGATTACTCCCcacaggggagaggaagaagagggagagaagacagagctgctccacctcaccatcctccatcatcatcttcatcagcaaCCAAGTCGAGCACTAAAGTCCtgaagacaaagaaagtgaaaaagaggaagacTGGCGAGGAACCAGAGCCGTCGCACCAGTCAGTGGACCGAGGTGATGCTACCCCTGTCAGAGATGAACCAATGGACGAAATCCCTTCACTGATTAAAACTTCTCCCATCTCCTCAAAACCTCCAGTTGGCGGTGGAACCACTAAAGCTCCAGCATCTAAAAGCACTGCAGCAACCGTTAAATCCTCAACCAAGTCAACATCAAGGCCTCAGTCTGATAAGACCAAGAAAGAGAAGGGTCAGAAGGTAAAACCTAAAGTTAAGACAGAGGTTGGAAAGGCAAAGAGTGACAAGGTGAAGAAAAAGACTGGAGAAGTAGTGGTGACCAAAAAGAAAgactcctcatcctcttcctcctcctctgttgcgAAACCATTAAAGACCATTAAAGGCAAACCAGAAGATAACCCCAACTCAACTACCCCTAAAAAGGAAAAGGGTAAAAGCTCTACAGTGAGGCCTGCCCTGCGTCAGACCCCTCCACTGCCCTCCCAGAGCCTTCCTCAACATCATCCCTCTCTTCACGACGGCCCTCGACCTGGCCACGACATCCGGGGGAGAAGAGACCTTCCACAGTCTGGTggtcttctccctctcccccatcAACATGGACCTCCACTCCTCCCCCGACCTCCTTCCCCAGTGGACAGTCGGAGGAGGATGGGAGACGAGGGCCGCTCTTTACTCGGACCTCCTCCAGGAAAGCTGAGGAGAATAGACGGGCTTGGCGGAGGAGGTGATGTCATGTCCCATTCACACATGTCTCATCAGCCCCCGCTCCACAGAGTCCCAACCTCCTCAGACAGGCCTGGCCTTCTTCCTCTACTAGGGAACCGTGAGATGGGCCGGGGAGACGCAGAACGAGGATCCATCAGACCTCTAATGGACTTTCAG ATGAAGCCACTGGCCCAGAGGAGGATCAAGTTGAACAGAGATCTCGGGAGAAAAGGCAGCACTGAGACATCATCCTCCGACAGAGTGCCGTCGGGTCCTGAGAAGACTCCCTCCACCTCAGACCGATCAGGTGCTTCTGAAGGGGACCGacccagcagcacagcagataATGCTGCAAGAAAAGAGCGGTCAGCATCTGCTGAGAGGGGAGTCTCAAAAGAGAGACCAGGAAGTGCTGGAGAGAGACTGCAGGGCTCAGatagagagcagagcagaagcTCGGGACTGGACAGGGAACGAGAACGAGAACGAGCTTCGGGATCAGACCGAGACAGAGACCGAGGCATGGCGTCTGACAGAGAGCGGGACAGGGTGTCTTCGTCAGGCTCACAGAGAGTGGCAGTTACAGTGGAGAGAGATGCAGAAGGAGAGAGGTCGGTGAGGACAGATCGAAAGAACACCAGTGGTGGAAGTGCAGGGGGGAGGTCTGTCTCTCTGGATAAATTGACCATCGCAGAGAAATCAGCTGTCACCAAGAGAGTAGCAGACCATCAGGAGAAACCAAGCATATCCTCtaaggagagaggggaggggtcAGACCGAGCTGCCAAATCTGACAG GAGTGTGTCCAAGGACAGAACAGAGAGGAGTGTCCCCTCAGGAGAGAAACCAGCTGCTGCTAACAGAGAAG cagtGAAGGATGGTGCAGAGTCTGCTGTGAAGAGCAAACCCAGGATCAGCCGTAAAGCGTTGTCGAGCCACACTGCGAGCTCCACGAG GTCCACTCAAGAAACAAAGCGAGACTCAGACAAAGACCACAAAAGTACATCATCTAAACCTGCAGAGCAGCCCCCCTCCAGCCCAGTGAACAGCCGAGGCCGTAGCCCCAGTATCAGCCCCCCACACAGCCCTGCCAGAGAGGAGCCGCTTATTCAGCCTCCTCCTCGCTCCAAGTGGGAAAGAGAAGATGACGAAGAGGGCCAGGAAAATGGACTTAATGCACCCAAGGAGCCGTCACCAGTGCCCCAGAggggcagaggcagagaggtgcAGACGGAAGCTCCTAAACCTGTCAGGAGCGAAGGCCGGGATGCCtcaagggaggagaggagaggagtggtaagagaagagaagaaagggagagCACTGAGGGAAGAGGGTAAAAGTGGCAGGACGGCACAGACAAATTCTGACAAACCAACCAAGACAAAAATTacaagggaggaggggagaggagtaAGAGAAGAAGGCAGATCTGCAAGAGAGGAGGGGCGTGGAGGGGGAAGAGAGGATGGGCGAGGAGTgacagggaaggaggagagaggggcagaaggcagaggtggaggaggacgagaGGAGAGTCGTGGCCCAGAGCCCAGGAGGCAGCGTTTGTGTTCTGACCTGGGTCGTGAGACTGACGAGGCTGCCTTTGTGCCCGACTACAGCGAAGGCGAAGGCTCGGAGccggagagagggaggagcgGCAGCGCCAGTCCATCCCTCAGCCAAGCCTCCGGCAGCCCCACCCCGAGCAACCACAGCGGCTCGGGAACCACCACCACAACGgtggacaagaagaagaagaaacacaagaaacataaaaagcacaaaaagcacAAGAAGCACGGCAGCCAGGACAAAGAAGGAGAACACAAGgagcacaagcacaaacacaagaaaaagaaacacaaaaagaacaaagacaaagatgcagaggaagaggagcaaaaGATGGAGAAAGCAGAGGAAAGGGCTCCATGCTAA